A single region of the Streptomyces sp. NBC_00236 genome encodes:
- a CDS encoding tetratricopeptide repeat protein — protein MSDTYYEFGTAAERWDRAQLFFGSKEYTTAARILGGLVEEVPDQVAPRLLLARAYYHSARLVRAETELRTVLELDPVEQYARLMLGRTLERQGRQSEADTQLRMAAALSGDFTPAGDA, from the coding sequence ATGAGCGACACCTACTACGAGTTCGGAACCGCCGCCGAGCGCTGGGACCGCGCACAGCTGTTCTTCGGGTCGAAGGAGTACACGACGGCGGCCAGGATCCTGGGCGGACTCGTCGAGGAGGTGCCGGACCAGGTCGCGCCCCGGCTGCTGCTGGCGCGGGCCTACTACCACTCGGCACGGCTCGTCCGGGCCGAGACGGAGCTGCGCACGGTGCTGGAACTCGACCCGGTGGAGCAGTACGCACGGCTCATGCTCGGCCGCACGCTGGAGCGCCAGGGCCGGCAGTCCGAGGCGGACACGCAGCTGCGGATGGCCGCCGCCCTGTCCGGGGACTTCACCCCGGCCGGTGATGCCTGA
- a CDS encoding pirin family protein — MSNLDRQAALSVCGGRGFVVAEPVRELLTPRHVRLGESTEVRRLLPNLGRRMVGAWAFVDHYGPDDIADEPGMQVPPHPHMGLQTVSWLHEGEVLHRDSLGSLETIRPRELGLMTSGRAISHSEESPRPHAALLHGAQLWVALPDAHRTVEPHFQHHKDLPTVTAPGLTATVILGTLDGATSPGTAYTPIVGADLALSGGAEARLPLDPDFEYAVLSMSGEAEVDGVPVLPGSMLYLGCGRSELPLRAESDAGLMLLGGEPFEEEIVMWWNFIGRSHEEIEEARQAWAEGSRFGEVHGYDGDRLPAPALPPVALKPRGRVR, encoded by the coding sequence ATGAGCAATCTCGATCGCCAGGCCGCACTCTCCGTCTGTGGAGGGCGGGGTTTCGTCGTCGCCGAACCCGTACGTGAACTCCTCACTCCGCGCCACGTCCGGCTCGGCGAGTCCACCGAGGTCCGCAGACTGCTGCCCAACCTGGGCCGCCGCATGGTCGGGGCCTGGGCCTTCGTCGACCACTACGGCCCCGATGACATCGCGGACGAACCCGGGATGCAGGTTCCGCCGCACCCCCACATGGGCCTGCAGACGGTCAGCTGGCTGCACGAGGGCGAGGTCCTGCACCGCGACAGCCTGGGCAGTCTGGAGACGATCCGCCCGCGCGAGCTCGGCCTGATGACGTCGGGCCGCGCGATCAGCCACTCCGAGGAGAGCCCCAGGCCGCACGCCGCGCTGCTGCACGGCGCCCAGCTCTGGGTCGCCCTGCCCGATGCCCACCGCACCGTCGAACCGCACTTCCAGCACCACAAGGACCTGCCGACCGTCACCGCCCCCGGCCTCACGGCCACGGTGATCCTCGGCACCCTCGACGGCGCCACCTCGCCCGGCACCGCGTACACCCCGATCGTCGGCGCCGACCTCGCCCTGAGCGGCGGAGCCGAGGCCCGCCTCCCGCTGGACCCCGACTTCGAGTACGCCGTGCTGTCGATGTCCGGCGAGGCGGAGGTCGACGGCGTGCCCGTCCTGCCCGGGTCGATGCTCTACCTCGGCTGCGGCCGTTCCGAGCTTCCCCTGCGTGCGGAGTCGGACGCGGGGCTGATGCTCCTGGGCGGCGAGCCCTTCGAGGAGGAGATCGTCATGTGGTGGAACTTCATCGGGCGTTCCCACGAGGAAATCGAGGAGGCCCGCCAGGCGTGGGCGGAGGGCTCCCGCTTCGGTGAGGTGCACGGCTACGACGGCGACCGGCTGCCTGCTCCCGCACTGCCGCCGGTGGCGCTGAAACCGCGGGGACGGGTGCGCTGA
- the lpdA gene encoding dihydrolipoyl dehydrogenase, protein MSSTHFDVVVLGAGPGGYVAAIRAAQLGKSVAVIEKQYWGGVCLNVGCIPSKALLRNAELAHTFHYQAKQFGISGDVSFDYGAAYDRSRQVADGRVKGVHFLMKKNAITEIDGHGTFTDARTLDVALTDGGTQSVTFDDAIIATGSTVKLLPGVELSENVVTYETQILQRELPASIVIVGAGAIGMEFAYVLRNYGVEVTILEFLDRALPNEDAEVSKEIARQYKKLGINLLTSTKVEAVTDEGTSVTVTYTAADGTHSEIRTDKVLMSVGFAPRTTGYGLENTGVTLTDRGAIAIDEHMRTSAPHLYAIGDVTAKLQLAHVAEAQGVVAAETIAGAETMPLGDYRMMPRATFSQPQVASFGLTEQQARDEGHEVLVSKFPFTANGKAHGLGEPTGFVKLVADAAHGELLGGHMVGADVAELLPELTLAQKWDLTATELARNVHTHPTLGEALQEAFHGLTGHMINL, encoded by the coding sequence ATGAGCAGCACACACTTCGATGTCGTCGTCCTCGGCGCCGGGCCCGGCGGCTACGTCGCCGCGATCCGCGCCGCCCAGCTGGGCAAGAGTGTCGCCGTCATCGAGAAGCAGTACTGGGGAGGCGTCTGCCTGAACGTCGGCTGCATCCCCTCCAAGGCCCTGTTGCGCAACGCCGAACTCGCCCACACCTTCCACTACCAGGCCAAGCAGTTCGGCATCTCGGGCGACGTGAGCTTCGACTACGGCGCCGCCTACGACCGCAGCCGGCAGGTCGCCGACGGCCGGGTCAAGGGCGTGCACTTCCTCATGAAGAAGAACGCCATCACCGAGATCGACGGCCACGGCACCTTCACCGACGCCCGCACCCTCGACGTCGCCCTCACCGACGGCGGCACGCAGAGCGTCACCTTCGACGACGCCATCATCGCCACCGGCTCCACCGTGAAACTGCTGCCCGGCGTCGAGCTCAGCGAGAACGTCGTCACCTACGAGACGCAGATTCTTCAGCGCGAGCTGCCCGCCTCCATCGTCATCGTCGGCGCCGGGGCGATCGGCATGGAGTTCGCCTACGTACTGCGCAACTACGGCGTCGAGGTCACGATTCTCGAATTCCTCGACCGCGCGCTGCCCAACGAGGACGCCGAGGTGTCCAAGGAGATCGCCCGCCAGTACAAGAAACTCGGCATCAACCTCCTGACCTCCACCAAGGTCGAGGCCGTCACGGACGAGGGAACCTCCGTCACGGTCACCTACACCGCCGCCGACGGCACGCACTCGGAAATTCGTACCGACAAGGTCCTCATGTCCGTCGGCTTCGCACCGCGCACCACCGGCTACGGCCTGGAGAACACCGGTGTCACCCTCACCGACCGGGGCGCCATCGCCATCGACGAGCACATGCGGACCTCGGCACCGCACCTGTACGCGATCGGCGACGTCACCGCCAAGCTCCAGCTCGCCCACGTAGCCGAGGCGCAGGGCGTTGTCGCCGCCGAGACCATCGCCGGGGCGGAGACGATGCCGCTGGGCGACTACCGGATGATGCCGCGCGCGACCTTCAGCCAGCCCCAGGTCGCCTCGTTCGGGCTTACCGAGCAGCAGGCCCGCGACGAGGGGCACGAGGTGCTTGTCTCGAAGTTCCCCTTCACCGCGAACGGCAAGGCCCACGGTCTCGGCGAACCGACCGGCTTCGTGAAGCTCGTAGCCGACGCCGCGCACGGCGAGCTCCTCGGCGGACACATGGTCGGCGCGGACGTCGCGGAACTTCTCCCCGAGCTCACCCTCGCGCAGAAGTGGGACCTGACGGCCACCGAACTGGCCCGCAACGTCCACACCCACCCCACCCTCGGCGAAGCACTCCAGGAAGCGTTCCACGGCCTCACCGGCCACATGATCAACCTCTGA
- a CDS encoding oxidoreductase yields MRCGRTSTASAAGADGAEIHGANGCLLHQFLSPNTNHRTSSSACAPMPRSTRSTRPPCTAAARPDTPTTRP; encoded by the coding sequence GTGCGGTGCGGACGCACATCGACCGCGAGCGCCGCCGGCGCGGACGGTGCGGAGATCCACGGAGCGAACGGCTGCCTGCTGCACCAGTTCCTCTCCCCGAACACCAACCACCGGACATCGTCGAGCGCCTGCGCACCGATGCCCCGCTCAACGAGATCGACCCGGCCACCCTGTACGGCGGCGGCAAGGCCGGATACACCGACCACCCGACCCTGA
- a CDS encoding TetR/AcrR family transcriptional regulator — protein sequence MGRVSQAQAEENRRRVVDTASRLLREQGTQVSVADLMKAAGLTHGAFYKQFTSKEALVDEATAHAFAELARHHGAGLERYEGQREAAQQALIDTYLSTEHRDDPGHGCPVAALATDIAREGGEREARRVYTEGVADFAGFLATDDQDGIARLCTLLGALVLSRATKGSPLSEEILAAAHAALTKAD from the coding sequence ATGGGCCGCGTATCGCAGGCACAGGCGGAGGAAAATCGCAGGCGGGTGGTGGACACCGCATCCCGCCTGCTCCGGGAACAGGGCACGCAGGTCAGCGTCGCCGACCTGATGAAGGCGGCCGGCCTGACCCACGGCGCGTTCTACAAACAGTTCACTTCCAAGGAGGCGCTCGTCGACGAGGCCACCGCCCACGCCTTCGCCGAACTCGCCCGACACCACGGCGCCGGGCTCGAGCGGTACGAGGGACAGCGCGAAGCCGCCCAGCAGGCCCTGATCGACACCTACCTCTCCACCGAGCACCGCGACGACCCGGGGCACGGCTGCCCGGTCGCCGCGCTCGCCACCGACATCGCGCGCGAGGGCGGGGAGCGCGAGGCCCGTCGCGTCTACACCGAGGGAGTGGCCGACTTCGCCGGCTTCCTCGCCACCGACGACCAGGACGGCATCGCCCGCCTCTGCACCCTGCTCGGCGCGCTGGTCCTGTCGCGGGCCACCAAGGGCTCCCCGCTCTCCGAGGAGATCCTTGCCGCCGCGCATGCGGCCTTGACGAAGGCAGACTGA
- a CDS encoding SDR family oxidoreductase, whose amino-acid sequence MELKNAVAVVTGANRGLGRHLAAQLVERGAKVYGAARRPEAVDVPGVIPLRLDVTDAESVQEAARIASDATLLINNAGISTGATLVGGSLDEVRREMETNFFGPLAATRAFAPVIEGNGGGAVLNVLSALSWFHPAGLGSYAASKAAAWALSDATREELAPRGITVSALHVGYMDTDMAADVPADQKVAAVDVAAQALHGIETGLTEILADETSRYVKQSLSTAPQPNAG is encoded by the coding sequence ATGGAACTCAAGAACGCGGTCGCAGTCGTCACCGGCGCCAACCGGGGCCTCGGGCGGCATCTGGCAGCCCAGCTCGTCGAGCGCGGCGCGAAGGTGTACGGCGCGGCCCGACGCCCAGAGGCGGTCGACGTGCCGGGCGTCATCCCGCTGCGGCTGGACGTCACGGACGCGGAGTCGGTACAGGAGGCCGCCCGCATCGCTTCCGACGCGACGCTGCTGATCAACAACGCAGGCATCTCCACCGGTGCGACGCTGGTCGGAGGCAGCCTGGACGAGGTCCGCCGGGAGATGGAGACCAACTTCTTCGGCCCTCTCGCCGCCACCCGGGCCTTCGCCCCCGTCATCGAGGGCAACGGCGGCGGCGCCGTACTCAACGTCCTGTCCGCCCTGTCCTGGTTCCACCCGGCCGGCCTCGGCTCCTACGCCGCGTCCAAGGCCGCCGCCTGGGCGCTGAGCGACGCGACGCGCGAGGAGCTGGCACCTCGCGGGATCACCGTCTCGGCCCTGCATGTCGGCTACATGGACACCGACATGGCCGCCGACGTGCCCGCCGACCAGAAGGTCGCCGCCGTCGACGTCGCGGCCCAGGCCCTGCACGGCATCGAGACCGGCCTGACCGAGATCCTCGCCGACGAGACCAGCCGGTACGTCAAGCAGAGCCTTTCCACGGCACCCCAGCCGAACGCAGGCTGA
- a CDS encoding aldo/keto reductase, producing MRYTTFGHRTGLRVSEYALGTANFGTGWGAGAEPDEARRIFDRFAEAGGTFLDSADGYQFGESEELTGKLISTDRDHFVLATKFALGAAPQPDISKTGSSRKNMVASVEASLKRLDAAPPRGA from the coding sequence ATGCGCTACACGACCTTCGGGCACCGGACCGGACTGCGCGTCTCCGAGTACGCGCTCGGCACCGCGAACTTCGGCACCGGCTGGGGCGCAGGTGCCGAACCCGACGAAGCACGGCGGATCTTCGACCGGTTCGCCGAGGCCGGCGGCACCTTTCTCGACAGCGCGGACGGCTACCAGTTCGGCGAATCGGAGGAACTGACCGGAAAGCTGATCTCCACCGACCGCGACCACTTCGTGCTGGCCACCAAGTTCGCCCTCGGCGCCGCCCCGCAGCCGGACATCTCCAAGACCGGCAGCAGCCGCAAGAACATGGTCGCCTCGGTGGAAGCCAGCCTCAAGCGCCTGGACGCAGCTCCGCCGAGGGGCGCCTGA
- a CDS encoding NADP-dependent oxidoreductase — translation MKAFVLEKYGSPLREAEMPVPVPAPHEVLVRMVASGVNHADERIRSGEFKVIFPFRLPKVMGGELSGEVVEAGSAVRDIAVGDHVYGYVDLATTGTFSEFVAVDAATMAPVPRSVSLVEAAGLPVVALTAWQALVEMGKVTKGRTVLIHGGTGGVGSVAIQFAKHLGCTVATTVSTANIAAARELGADIVIDYRHDDLVQSLAGTPVDLVLDTQGGATLRASLSVLRPGGTVIGITGPPDPAFARRVGVNPVVRLAIRALSARTRRRARALGVTYRFLFITPDSAALRQVTELVDSGVLRPVVDRVLPFGQTPRALAETLAGGTRGKVLVTTDSKAVTNRG, via the coding sequence TTGAAAGCCTTCGTCCTCGAGAAGTACGGTTCCCCCTTGCGGGAGGCCGAGATGCCCGTGCCGGTCCCCGCCCCCCATGAGGTGCTCGTGCGCATGGTCGCGTCGGGCGTCAACCACGCCGACGAGCGGATCCGCTCCGGCGAGTTCAAGGTGATCTTCCCGTTCAGGCTACCCAAGGTCATGGGCGGTGAGCTCTCCGGCGAGGTCGTAGAGGCCGGCTCCGCGGTACGCGACATCGCCGTGGGCGACCACGTGTACGGCTATGTCGACCTGGCGACCACCGGCACCTTCTCCGAGTTCGTCGCGGTCGATGCCGCCACGATGGCACCCGTTCCCCGGTCGGTGAGCCTGGTCGAGGCCGCGGGGCTTCCAGTCGTCGCCCTCACGGCCTGGCAGGCCCTCGTCGAGATGGGCAAGGTGACAAAGGGGCGGACCGTTCTCATCCATGGCGGGACCGGTGGCGTGGGATCGGTCGCGATCCAGTTCGCCAAGCACCTGGGCTGCACCGTCGCCACCACCGTCTCGACGGCGAACATCGCAGCCGCACGAGAGCTCGGTGCCGACATCGTCATCGACTACCGCCACGACGACCTCGTGCAGAGCCTCGCCGGCACGCCCGTCGACCTCGTCCTCGACACTCAGGGCGGAGCCACCCTGCGGGCTTCCCTCAGTGTGCTGCGCCCCGGCGGCACGGTCATCGGCATCACGGGCCCGCCCGACCCGGCCTTCGCGCGGCGCGTCGGCGTCAACCCCGTCGTCAGGCTCGCCATCCGGGCCCTGAGTGCCCGTACCCGCCGCCGGGCACGCGCGCTCGGGGTCACCTACCGGTTCCTGTTCATCACACCCGACAGCGCCGCGCTGCGCCAGGTCACCGAACTGGTCGACTCCGGGGTACTGCGCCCGGTCGTCGACCGGGTGCTCCCGTTCGGCCAGACCCCGCGGGCTCTCGCCGAGACGCTCGCCGGCGGCACACGCGGCAAGGTCCTGGTCACCACCGACTCGAAGGCGGTGACCAACCGTGGCTGA
- a CDS encoding MFS transporter, whose protein sequence is MRQPELVSLPETDGTGSSTGGIRSLLTRDLRRPTLVLWGAFFLVMAAFYFVTSWTPTLLVEAGMSSTQSLTGGTLLNLGGIFGTALLGALAARYALISVLRTYLFVAAALVMAFANSTDVLTLAFCVGAVIGVAVNGCIAGLYALTPGIYPARLRATGVGAAISVGRVGAIIAPSAAGWLLDADWTPLALYVATGAVFAAAGLLLLAMRTGQRPKKASPVLEPASSAP, encoded by the coding sequence ATGCGGCAGCCCGAACTTGTCTCACTCCCCGAGACGGACGGAACAGGATCCTCCACCGGTGGAATTCGTAGTCTGCTGACACGAGACCTGCGTCGCCCCACCCTGGTGCTCTGGGGAGCCTTCTTCCTGGTCATGGCCGCGTTCTACTTCGTCACCAGCTGGACACCCACACTGCTGGTTGAAGCCGGCATGTCATCGACACAGAGTCTGACCGGCGGCACCCTGCTCAACCTGGGCGGCATCTTCGGCACCGCCCTCCTGGGCGCACTCGCCGCGCGCTACGCCCTCATCAGCGTGCTGCGCACTTACCTCTTCGTGGCCGCTGCACTCGTCATGGCCTTCGCCAACTCGACCGACGTCCTCACTCTCGCCTTCTGTGTCGGCGCGGTCATCGGCGTCGCCGTGAACGGGTGCATCGCAGGCCTCTACGCACTCACACCAGGCATCTACCCGGCCCGGTTGCGCGCCACCGGGGTCGGAGCAGCGATCAGCGTCGGCCGCGTGGGCGCCATCATCGCCCCCTCCGCCGCGGGCTGGTTGCTCGACGCCGACTGGACACCCCTGGCCCTCTACGTGGCTACGGGCGCGGTCTTCGCCGCGGCCGGCCTTCTCCTGCTCGCCATGCGTACCGGGCAACGGCCGAAGAAGGCTTCCCCCGTGCTGGAGCCGGCGTCATCGGCTCCGTAG
- a CDS encoding fibronectin type III-like domain-contianing protein produces the protein MPSGAQAEPRRLIGFRKITLDPRASARLNFSVSARDFSVWNADAWKLTPGSCTIHAGRSSRNLAVQRIVTIS, from the coding sequence CTGCCCTCCGGCGCACAGGCCGAGCCCCGGCGTCTGATCGGCTTCCGCAAGATCACCCTCGACCCACGTGCAAGTGCGCGCCTCAACTTCAGTGTCAGTGCCCGCGACTTCTCGGTATGGAATGCCGACGCGTGGAAGCTCACTCCCGGCTCCTGCACCATCCACGCGGGCCGGTCCTCGCGGAACCTGGCTGTACAGCGGATTGTCACCATCAGCTGA
- a CDS encoding GNAT family N-acetyltransferase: MTLTTPVLHTSRLRLRPCTDADADSLFALHSNAYVMRYWDSPPWNETARAQRFITMCRKMADEGTGARVAIDRASDGAFVGWCGLTGWNPEYRSASLGYVLDEAMWGHGYATEAAHALLRWAFDTLDLNRVQAETDTRNVASARVLEKIGFLREGTLREDCVVNGEVSDSWVFGLIRREWQPAEPVPAD; encoded by the coding sequence ATGACTTTGACCACCCCCGTGCTGCACACCTCTCGCCTGCGACTGCGCCCCTGCACCGACGCCGACGCGGATTCCTTGTTCGCGCTGCACAGCAACGCCTACGTGATGCGCTACTGGGACTCCCCGCCGTGGAACGAGACGGCCCGCGCCCAGCGCTTCATCACGATGTGCCGGAAGATGGCGGACGAGGGCACCGGAGCACGAGTGGCCATCGACCGTGCTTCCGACGGTGCCTTCGTCGGCTGGTGCGGGCTGACCGGATGGAACCCGGAGTACCGAAGCGCGTCGCTGGGCTACGTCCTCGACGAGGCGATGTGGGGCCACGGATACGCGACGGAAGCCGCACACGCGTTGCTGCGGTGGGCATTCGACACACTCGACCTGAACCGGGTTCAGGCCGAGACGGATACGCGCAACGTGGCTTCCGCCCGGGTCCTGGAGAAGATCGGGTTCCTGCGTGAAGGGACGTTGCGGGAGGACTGCGTGGTGAACGGCGAGGTATCCGACTCGTGGGTGTTCGGACTGATCAGGCGAGAGTGGCAGCCTGCTGAGCCGGTTCCGGCCGACTGA
- a CDS encoding aminoglycoside phosphotransferase family protein — MTDTEIEITAGLVRGLLQEQHPDLAGLAVREVAGGWGNQMWRLGDELAVRMQRMDPTPELQLKERRWLPVLAPRLPLPVPVPVRFGEPSERFPRHWTVMTWVPGEPLDLGSISRGDHAADTLAGFLRALHVEAPADAPVSTDVGAHPRISTDGFDHFLQAACPDHLAADVRAVWDDAVAAPAWEGPPVWVHGDLHPANVVVSDGTLSGIVDFGALAAGDPAWDLAAAWVLLPAGRAARFFDMYARADEAAIRRARGLAAVKSLFLMLMGQNGDRGLPGGKAHWGPAGRAALDRVLKGV, encoded by the coding sequence ATGACCGACACCGAGATCGAGATCACCGCAGGGCTGGTCCGCGGCCTGCTGCAGGAGCAACACCCAGACCTTGCGGGGCTGGCCGTCCGGGAGGTGGCGGGCGGCTGGGGCAACCAGATGTGGCGCCTCGGGGACGAGCTGGCCGTGCGCATGCAGCGCATGGACCCCACTCCCGAGCTCCAGCTGAAGGAGCGGCGGTGGCTACCGGTGCTGGCCCCGCGCTTGCCGCTCCCGGTGCCGGTCCCGGTGCGGTTCGGTGAACCGTCGGAGCGCTTTCCCCGGCACTGGACCGTGATGACGTGGGTTCCCGGCGAGCCGCTGGACCTCGGCTCGATCAGCCGCGGCGACCACGCGGCCGACACGCTGGCGGGATTCCTCCGGGCGCTCCATGTGGAGGCTCCCGCAGATGCGCCGGTCTCCACGGACGTCGGTGCCCATCCCAGGATCTCCACTGACGGCTTCGACCACTTCCTCCAGGCTGCCTGCCCCGACCACCTCGCTGCCGACGTCCGGGCGGTCTGGGACGACGCCGTTGCGGCGCCCGCGTGGGAGGGCCCGCCGGTCTGGGTACATGGCGACCTGCATCCCGCGAACGTCGTGGTCTCGGACGGAACGCTCTCGGGCATCGTCGACTTCGGTGCCCTGGCCGCGGGCGATCCCGCGTGGGACCTCGCCGCCGCATGGGTGCTGCTGCCCGCGGGCAGGGCCGCGCGGTTCTTCGACATGTACGCGCGTGCGGACGAGGCGGCCATCCGGCGCGCCCGGGGTCTGGCTGCCGTGAAGAGCCTGTTCCTGATGCTCATGGGGCAGAACGGGGATCGGGGCCTGCCGGGCGGGAAGGCGCACTGGGGACCTGCGGGCCGGGCGGCACTTGACCGTGTTCTGAAGGGCGTTTGA
- a CDS encoding SAM-dependent methyltransferase — MSGDTLSQDPAELRRRTDSSRAHPARVYDVFLGGKDHYPADRDAAAAGLAANPRGYLDVRHNRDFLRRAVTTLTKDDGIRQFLDIGTGLPTAENVHQIAQRTAPETRVVYVDNDPVVLAHARALLTSGPEGRTDYIDADLKSPGQILEQAERTLDFSRPVALCLVAVLHFVEDEAAYPIVRELMDALPAGSRLVLSHLTDDLNPENIRAVQRTYTERGFTFVLRNRTDIGRFFTEAGLELASPGVVPVHHWRADHAAPVPEQPEESYLAGLEDIEKVRYKDINDVTDADINVYGGLGVKG, encoded by the coding sequence GTGTCCGGCGACACACTGAGTCAGGATCCCGCAGAGCTGAGAAGGAGGACGGACAGCAGCAGGGCGCACCCGGCCCGCGTCTACGACGTCTTCCTCGGCGGCAAGGATCACTATCCCGCGGATCGCGACGCGGCAGCCGCCGGTCTCGCCGCCAACCCGCGCGGTTACCTCGACGTACGGCACAACCGTGACTTCCTGCGGCGCGCCGTCACCACGCTGACCAAGGACGACGGCATACGCCAGTTCCTCGACATCGGCACCGGCCTGCCGACCGCGGAGAACGTGCACCAGATCGCCCAGCGCACCGCCCCCGAGACGCGGGTGGTCTACGTCGACAACGATCCGGTCGTCCTCGCTCACGCCCGCGCCCTCCTCACCAGCGGTCCCGAAGGGCGTACGGACTACATTGACGCCGACCTGAAGAGCCCGGGGCAGATCCTCGAACAGGCTGAGCGGACACTGGACTTCAGCCGCCCCGTCGCGCTTTGCCTCGTCGCGGTTCTGCACTTCGTCGAGGACGAGGCGGCGTATCCGATCGTCCGCGAGCTGATGGACGCGCTGCCCGCCGGCAGTCGACTCGTACTCAGCCACCTCACCGACGACCTCAACCCGGAGAACATCCGGGCGGTCCAACGCACGTACACGGAACGCGGTTTCACGTTCGTGCTCCGTAACCGCACGGACATCGGGCGCTTCTTCACGGAGGCCGGGCTGGAGCTCGCCAGCCCCGGCGTCGTCCCGGTGCACCACTGGCGCGCGGACCATGCGGCCCCGGTGCCCGAGCAGCCCGAGGAGTCCTACCTGGCGGGCCTCGAAGACATCGAGAAGGTCCGGTACAAGGACATCAACGACGTCACGGACGCCGATATCAACGTGTACGGAGGGCTGGGCGTCAAGGGCTGA
- a CDS encoding alpha/beta hydrolase has product MAVGYLVTVVLAVLIVVFCLVRIRGPKPVFYVSYRLGLVFNEIPHVVLYALVASTALACLEGDIATTADRVNVGVAVVAAGGLVVVGLRGVRAASVVRVALDEALGAGTGTHRRPPLARILLRPVFRRRRDVQRVGNVSYGDGGRRNLLDVYHHRSRPEGGSVMIHFHGGHYDQGRKDTQSLPLLYRLAGQGWVCISANYRLRPDFPHPAHLIDAKKVIAWAREHAAEYGAAPGAEVFVAGSSAGGHMAAQAALTPNEPAYQPGFEGADTSVTAAVVLNGFLAEYFDGDPATSPVNLVRADAPPFLIAHGDLDELVDTENPRALVTALRSDSTSPVVYVELPGAHHAFDLFHSFRFEALIDGIEDFAAWVTARKKPSQDRVGR; this is encoded by the coding sequence GTGGCTGTGGGCTATCTGGTGACCGTGGTGTTGGCCGTACTGATCGTGGTGTTCTGCCTGGTTCGCATACGCGGGCCGAAGCCGGTCTTCTACGTCAGCTACCGGCTCGGTCTGGTCTTCAACGAGATCCCGCACGTCGTCCTCTACGCGCTGGTGGCATCGACGGCGCTGGCCTGCTTGGAGGGCGACATCGCCACGACCGCGGACCGGGTGAACGTCGGCGTGGCAGTGGTCGCGGCCGGCGGGCTTGTGGTGGTCGGCCTGCGCGGGGTGCGGGCGGCGTCCGTGGTGCGGGTCGCCCTGGACGAAGCGCTCGGCGCCGGCACGGGAACGCACCGCCGGCCGCCGCTGGCACGCATCCTGCTCAGGCCCGTCTTTCGCCGCCGCCGTGACGTCCAGCGGGTGGGTAACGTCAGCTACGGGGACGGAGGGCGCCGCAATCTCCTCGACGTCTACCACCACCGGTCGCGTCCCGAGGGTGGCTCCGTAATGATCCACTTCCATGGCGGCCACTACGACCAGGGCCGGAAGGACACCCAGTCGCTGCCTCTGCTCTACCGGCTCGCCGGCCAGGGCTGGGTCTGCATCAGCGCCAACTACCGGCTGCGGCCCGACTTCCCGCATCCCGCCCATCTGATCGACGCCAAGAAGGTCATCGCCTGGGCGCGCGAGCACGCAGCGGAGTACGGTGCGGCGCCCGGCGCGGAGGTGTTCGTGGCGGGGAGCTCTGCGGGCGGGCACATGGCGGCTCAGGCCGCACTCACCCCCAATGAGCCCGCCTACCAGCCCGGGTTCGAGGGGGCGGACACCTCTGTGACCGCGGCAGTCGTTCTCAACGGCTTTCTCGCGGAGTACTTCGACGGAGACCCGGCGACCTCGCCGGTGAACCTCGTCCGGGCGGATGCACCGCCGTTCCTCATCGCACACGGGGACCTGGACGAACTGGTGGACACCGAGAATCCCAGAGCCCTGGTCACCGCTCTGCGTTCCGACTCCACCTCGCCAGTCGTGTACGTCGAACTTCCCGGCGCCCACCATGCTTTCGACCTCTTCCACTCATTCCGGTTCGAGGCGCTCATCGACGGCATCGAGGACTTCGCCGCGTGGGTGACGGCCCGGAAGAAGCCGAGCCAAGACCGCGTCGGCCGGTAG